In a genomic window of Limibacillus sp.:
- a CDS encoding uroporphyrinogen-III synthase yields the protein MRLLVTRPLPQGEALAQRLRAAGHEALICPLLTVEWLDADLSLDGVAALVFTSANGVAAFARLQETRGLPVFCVGDATARAAREAGFSEVESAEGNAQDLADLIRARWPREGGGLLHISGEDQAFDLTGDLSRRGFDARRAVLYRTLAVEQLPGDVRTALDSGAMDGMLFLSPRTAASFVSLCERQGLGERCRTLAAYCLSEAVAEAAGGLPWGTVRIAARPTQSSLLDLLSD from the coding sequence TTGCGGTTGCTGGTCACCCGCCCGCTGCCCCAGGGAGAGGCCCTGGCGCAGCGGCTGCGCGCGGCCGGTCACGAGGCTCTGATCTGCCCGCTCCTGACCGTCGAATGGCTCGATGCCGACCTTAGTCTAGACGGCGTCGCCGCCCTGGTCTTCACCAGCGCCAACGGCGTCGCCGCCTTCGCGCGCCTCCAGGAGACCCGCGGCCTGCCGGTCTTCTGCGTCGGCGACGCGACTGCCCGCGCGGCGCGGGAGGCCGGGTTTTCCGAGGTGGAGAGCGCCGAGGGCAACGCCCAGGACCTCGCGGACCTGATCCGGGCACGCTGGCCCAGAGAGGGTGGCGGCCTGTTGCACATAAGTGGCGAGGATCAGGCCTTCGACCTGACGGGGGACCTCTCACGCAGGGGATTCGATGCCCGCAGGGCCGTGCTTTACCGTACTTTAGCAGTTGAACAACTGCCTGGAGACGTACGTACGGCCCTTGACTCCGGTGCCATGGACGGCATGCTATTTTTATCTCCCCGTACGGCTGCAAGCTTTGTTAGCCTGTGCGAACGTCAGGGGCTTGGTGAACGCTGCCGAACGCTAGCAGCCTACTGCTTGAGCGAGGCTGTGGCGGAGGCCGCCGGGGGCCTGCCCTGGGGAACCGTTCGGATCGCGGCGCGCCCCACGCAATCCAGTCTTCTGGACCTGCTGTCCGACTGA
- the hemC gene encoding hydroxymethylbilane synthase yields the protein MTDPILKIGTRGSPLALAQATMVRDLLAGAHPELAAEGALEIVVIKTTGDIVLDRALSEIGGKGLFTKEIEEALIGGDIDMAVHSMKDMPTVLPDGLVIPTILPREDARDAFFAREGEQSLAELPPGALVGTASLRRQAQILLVRPDLKVDTLRGNVDTRLRKLREGEVDATLLAVAGLKRLGRDLPAVLEPEEMLPAVAQGAVGIEIREADESTAAYLAPLGHQKSLEEITAERACLAVLDGSCRTPIAAYAQPVGEDRLRLRALVALPDGGECYRTELEGARSAADALGREAGNILRGEAGPAFFEKLGL from the coding sequence ATGACAGACCCCATCCTGAAGATCGGCACGCGCGGCTCGCCGCTGGCGCTGGCCCAGGCGACCATGGTCCGCGATCTGCTGGCCGGAGCGCATCCCGAACTGGCCGCCGAGGGCGCGCTGGAGATCGTGGTCATCAAGACCACCGGCGACATCGTCCTCGACCGCGCGCTGTCGGAGATCGGCGGCAAGGGCCTCTTCACCAAGGAGATCGAGGAAGCCCTGATCGGCGGCGACATCGACATGGCCGTGCACTCCATGAAGGACATGCCCACGGTGCTGCCCGACGGGCTGGTGATCCCCACCATCCTGCCGCGCGAAGACGCGCGCGACGCCTTCTTCGCCCGCGAAGGCGAACAGAGTCTGGCGGAACTGCCCCCCGGGGCGCTGGTCGGCACGGCCAGTCTCCGGCGGCAGGCGCAGATCCTGCTGGTGCGGCCCGACCTCAAGGTGGACACGCTGCGCGGCAACGTGGACACGCGCCTGCGCAAGCTGCGCGAGGGAGAGGTGGACGCCACCCTTCTGGCCGTTGCGGGGTTGAAGCGGCTGGGCCGCGACCTGCCGGCCGTGCTTGAGCCCGAAGAGATGCTGCCCGCCGTCGCCCAGGGCGCCGTGGGGATCGAGATCCGGGAGGCCGACGAGAGCACGGCGGCCTATCTGGCGCCCCTCGGCCACCAGAAGAGCCTGGAGGAGATCACCGCCGAGCGGGCTTGTCTGGCGGTGCTGGACGGCTCCTGCCGTACGCCCATCGCCGCCTACGCACAGCCGGTCGGAGAGGACCGTTTGCGGCTGCGCGCCCTGGTCGCTTTGCCTGATGGCGGCGAGTGCTACCGCACGGAGCTGGAAGGCGCACGTTCCGCCGCCGACGCGCTGGGCCGGGAGGCCGGAAACATCCTGAGAGGCGAGGCCGGACCCGCCTTCTTCGAGAAATTGGGGCTCTAA
- the tsaD gene encoding tRNA (adenosine(37)-N6)-threonylcarbamoyltransferase complex transferase subunit TsaD — protein MNILGIETSCDETAAAIVTEGADGKAGRILANRVLSQLDEHRPYGGVVPEIAARSHLEHLDRLIGEALEEAGLGLDDLDGIAATAGPGLIGGVFVGVLTAKALAAARGLPFAAVNHLEGHALTVRLTEGIAFPYLLLLVSGGHCQLLAVEGLGRYRRYGSTIDDAVGEAFDKTAKLLGLGYPGGPLVEKAARTGDPGRFALPRPLLGRKELDFSFSGLKTAVRTQVQALEPLTDRDRADLAAGFQEAAADVLADRSARALARFREETGAAGPLVVAGGVAANARIRTRLQETAAEAGAELVAPPPALCTDNAAMIAWAGLERLKAGLSDPLDFAPRPRWPLDSLSGPASSPASGPASGLT, from the coding sequence ATGAATATCCTTGGCATCGAAACCTCCTGCGACGAGACCGCCGCCGCCATCGTCACCGAAGGCGCGGACGGGAAGGCTGGCCGCATCCTGGCCAACCGGGTGCTGTCGCAGCTCGATGAGCACCGGCCCTATGGCGGGGTGGTGCCGGAGATCGCGGCGCGCAGTCATCTGGAGCACCTGGACCGCTTGATCGGCGAGGCGCTGGAGGAGGCCGGCCTCGGCCTCGACGACCTGGACGGCATCGCCGCGACCGCCGGGCCCGGCCTGATCGGCGGTGTCTTCGTCGGCGTGCTGACCGCCAAGGCGCTGGCCGCCGCGCGCGGCCTGCCCTTCGCCGCCGTCAATCATCTGGAGGGCCACGCGCTGACGGTCCGCCTGACCGAAGGCATCGCCTTTCCCTATCTCCTGCTTCTCGTTTCAGGCGGGCACTGCCAACTGCTGGCCGTCGAAGGACTGGGGCGCTACCGCCGCTATGGCTCGACCATTGACGATGCCGTGGGCGAGGCCTTCGACAAGACCGCGAAACTCCTGGGTCTCGGCTATCCCGGCGGCCCGCTGGTCGAAAAGGCGGCCCGGACGGGCGATCCCGGACGTTTTGCCCTGCCCCGCCCCCTGCTGGGCCGCAAGGAGCTGGACTTCTCCTTCTCCGGACTGAAGACGGCGGTGCGCACGCAGGTGCAGGCCCTGGAGCCGCTCACCGATCGCGACCGCGCCGACCTGGCCGCAGGCTTCCAGGAAGCCGCCGCCGACGTGCTGGCCGACCGCTCCGCCCGCGCGCTCGCCCGCTTCCGGGAAGAAACCGGGGCCGCCGGGCCGCTGGTCGTGGCCGGCGGCGTCGCCGCCAACGCCCGCATCCGCACCCGGCTTCAGGAGACCGCCGCCGAGGCGGGCGCCGAGCTGGTGGCGCCGCCGCCCGCGCTCTGCACCGATAACGCGGCGATGATCGCCTGGGCCGGGCTGGAGCGCCTGAAGGCCGGGCTCAGCGATCCCCTCGACTTCGCCCCGCGTCCGCGCTGGCCCTTGGATTCCCTAAGCGGTCCGGCGAGCAGCCCAGCGAGCGGCCCGGCGAGTGGTTTGACGTGA
- a CDS encoding NAD(P)-dependent glycerol-3-phosphate dehydrogenase, protein MAAFEKVGVLGAGAWGTALAQQASQAGRSVRLWGRDAGLIEAMAQSRENSRYLPGIPLSEGIALERDIAALAETDLILAVVPAQALRANLDVLSGLSWTPRPLVICAKGIEAGSGLLMTEVAAEVLPDWPLAVLSGPTFAAEVARGLPTAVTLAAEQEGLAEDLAAALGTKTLRPYASRDVISAEVGGAVKNVIAIACGLVEGLGLGENARAALITRGLAEMARLAAAKGGGPQGLMGLAGIGDLSLTCNSPTSRNYRLGLALAKGGDAPGDLAEGAASAPAVVALATRLGVEMPIAEAVTAVLLKGADPMEMARGLLSRPFRRE, encoded by the coding sequence ATGGCGGCCTTTGAAAAAGTTGGCGTGCTGGGTGCCGGGGCCTGGGGCACCGCCTTGGCGCAGCAGGCCAGCCAGGCGGGGCGGAGCGTTCGGCTCTGGGGCCGCGATGCCGGTCTGATCGAGGCGATGGCGCAGAGCCGCGAGAACAGCCGCTATCTGCCCGGCATACCGCTATCCGAGGGAATCGCGCTGGAGCGGGACATCGCCGCGCTCGCCGAGACCGATCTGATTCTGGCGGTGGTGCCCGCCCAGGCGTTGCGGGCGAACCTCGACGTCTTGAGCGGGCTCTCCTGGACGCCGCGCCCGCTGGTGATCTGCGCCAAGGGCATCGAAGCGGGCAGCGGGCTGCTGATGACCGAGGTCGCCGCGGAAGTCCTGCCCGATTGGCCGCTGGCCGTGCTGTCGGGCCCGACCTTCGCAGCGGAGGTGGCGCGCGGCCTGCCGACCGCCGTCACCCTGGCGGCTGAGCAGGAAGGCCTGGCCGAAGACCTGGCGGCGGCCCTCGGCACCAAGACGCTGCGCCCCTACGCCTCGCGGGATGTGATCTCGGCGGAGGTCGGCGGGGCGGTCAAGAACGTGATCGCCATCGCCTGCGGCCTGGTCGAAGGCCTGGGCCTGGGCGAGAACGCGCGCGCCGCCCTCATCACGCGCGGTCTGGCGGAGATGGCCCGGCTCGCCGCCGCCAAGGGCGGAGGTCCGCAAGGCCTGATGGGGCTGGCCGGGATCGGCGACCTTTCGCTTACCTGCAATTCCCCGACCTCCCGGAACTACCGGCTGGGCCTTGCGCTCGCCAAGGGCGGAGACGCCCCCGGCGATCTGGCGGAGGGGGCGGCCAGCGCCCCTGCCGTGGTCGCCTTGGCCACGCGTCTGGGCGTTGAGATGCCGATCGCCGAGGCGGTCACGGCCGTGCTGCTAAAAGGCGCCGATCCGATGGAGATGGCGCGCGGCCTGCTGTCGCGGCCCTTCCGCCGCGAGTAG
- a CDS encoding creatininase family protein, with protein MQLQLSTWQEVEDYLKHSTAVIIPIGSTEQHGPNGFVGTDALCPEVLAKGIGEETGALVAPTIAVGMAQHHLGFPGSITLRPSTLIAVLLDQINSLARHGFDRFYFLNGHGGNIASINAAFSEVYAEASLGRAGHNRPDLRCKLRCWWEAAGVMDISRRRFGSAEGSHATCSEISLTYYAYPDHQKQAAMTPEIAPSGPIYDAEDFRRRYPDGRMGSNPALASVEAGEEIYKAAVKGLSADYESFAKG; from the coding sequence ATGCAGCTCCAGCTCAGCACCTGGCAGGAAGTGGAAGATTACCTCAAGCACTCCACCGCCGTGATCATCCCCATCGGCTCCACCGAGCAGCACGGGCCCAACGGCTTCGTCGGCACCGACGCCCTCTGTCCCGAAGTGCTCGCCAAGGGCATCGGGGAGGAAACCGGCGCCCTGGTCGCGCCGACCATCGCCGTCGGGATGGCCCAGCACCACCTGGGTTTTCCGGGCTCCATCACGCTAAGGCCCTCGACCCTGATCGCGGTCCTGCTGGACCAGATCAACTCGCTGGCCCGCCACGGCTTCGACCGCTTCTATTTCCTGAACGGCCACGGCGGCAACATCGCCAGCATCAACGCGGCCTTCTCGGAGGTCTACGCCGAGGCGAGCCTCGGACGCGCGGGTCACAACCGCCCGGACCTGCGCTGCAAGCTGCGCTGCTGGTGGGAAGCCGCCGGGGTGATGGACATCTCCAGACGCCGCTTCGGCAGCGCCGAGGGGAGTCACGCCACCTGCTCCGAGATATCGCTCACCTACTACGCCTACCCCGACCACCAGAAGCAGGCGGCCATGACGCCGGAGATCGCGCCCAGCGGACCGATCTACGACGCCGAGGATTTCAGGCGGCGCTATCCGGACGGCCGCATGGGGTCGAACCCGGCGCTGGCCTCCGTGGAGGCGGGCGAGGAGATCTACAAGGCGGCGGTGAAGGGACTCTCCGCGGACTACGAGAGCTTCGCGAAGGGCTGA
- a CDS encoding EVE domain-containing protein encodes MAYWLVKSEPGTWSWDDQVRDGTTHWDGVRNYQASNNLKAMKKGDRCFFYHSVNEKQIVGIVEVVKEYYPDPSDPKGRFGMVDVKAVKPFKRPVTLAEIKDEPRLEEMALIRQSRLSVMPVSEEQWNLILAMGETKP; translated from the coding sequence ATGGCCTATTGGCTGGTGAAATCTGAGCCCGGGACCTGGTCCTGGGATGACCAAGTGCGCGACGGCACGACCCACTGGGACGGCGTGCGCAATTATCAGGCCTCCAACAACCTGAAGGCCATGAAGAAGGGCGACCGCTGCTTCTTCTACCATTCGGTCAACGAGAAGCAGATCGTCGGCATCGTCGAGGTGGTCAAGGAGTACTACCCCGACCCGAGCGACCCGAAGGGCCGCTTCGGCATGGTGGACGTGAAGGCGGTCAAGCCCTTCAAGCGCCCCGTGACCCTCGCGGAGATCAAGGACGAGCCGCGCCTGGAGGAGATGGCGCTGATCCGCCAGTCCCGGCTCTCCGTCATGCCGGTGAGCGAGGAGCAGTGGAACCTGATCCTGGCCATGGGAGAGACCAAGCCGTGA
- a CDS encoding Rieske (2Fe-2S) protein — translation MSETPILCRLDEIEDGAAKGFSLELDGERLEVFVVRRGRELFAYENACPHIGTPLDWTPDRFLDAAGDNILCATHGALFRIEDGYCTAGPCAGDRLNRYEIEIDGEDRLRLAGRKSAAA, via the coding sequence GTGAGCGAGACGCCCATACTCTGCCGCCTCGACGAGATAGAGGACGGCGCGGCTAAGGGCTTCTCGCTGGAGCTAGACGGTGAGCGCCTGGAGGTCTTCGTGGTGCGCCGGGGCCGCGAGCTCTTCGCCTACGAGAACGCCTGCCCGCACATCGGCACGCCGCTCGACTGGACGCCCGACCGGTTCCTGGACGCAGCGGGCGACAACATCCTCTGTGCGACCCACGGCGCCCTGTTCCGGATCGAGGACGGCTACTGCACCGCCGGACCCTGCGCGGGCGACCGGCTGAACCGATACGAGATCGAAATAGACGGGGAGGACCGGCTGCGTCTTGCGGGCCGGAAAAGCGCGGCCGCCTGA
- the acs gene encoding acetate--CoA ligase, whose translation MTEVVTYPIKEDAAERAWIDESKYFEMYERSVKDPEGFWGDEGKRLDWFKPYSKVKNTSYDPENVSIKWYEDGTLNASYNCLDRHLEKRGDQVAIIWEGDDPADDKKITYKELHEQVCRLAGGLKSLGAKKGDRITIYMPMIPEAAVAMLACTRIGAIHSVVFGGFSPDSLANRIQDCDSNIVITADEGVRGGRSIPLKKNTDAALAKCPSVQHVVTVKRTGGDIAWSEGRDVWYHELCAQASPDTPAEEMNAEDPLFILYTSGSTGKPKGVLHTTGGYMVYAAMTHQYVFDYHDGDVYWCTADVGWVTGHSYILYGPLANGATTLMFEGVPNYPDASRFWQVCEKHGVNSFYTAPTAIRALMREGNGPVESCDLSSLRLLGSVGEPINPEAWKWYYEVVGGEKCPIVDTWWQTETGGILITPLPGATPLKPGSATRPFFGIKPEIVDADGKVLEGATEGNLCIADSWPGQMRTVFGDHERFVQTYFSAYKGKYFTGDGCRRDEDGYYWITGRVDDVINVSGHRMGTAEVESSLVAHEKVAEAAVVGYPHDVKGQGIYAYVTLNASEEPSEELRKELVQWVRKDIGPIASPDLIQFAPGLPKTRSGKIMRRILRKIAENDYGSLGDTSTLADPGVVDDLIENRQNR comes from the coding sequence ATGACCGAAGTCGTTACCTATCCCATCAAGGAAGACGCCGCCGAACGCGCTTGGATCGACGAATCCAAGTACTTCGAGATGTACGAGCGCTCCGTGAAGGACCCGGAAGGCTTCTGGGGCGACGAAGGCAAGCGCCTCGACTGGTTCAAGCCCTACAGCAAGGTCAAGAACACCAGCTACGACCCGGAGAACGTCTCGATCAAGTGGTACGAGGACGGGACGCTCAACGCTTCCTACAACTGCCTGGACCGGCACCTGGAGAAGCGCGGCGATCAGGTCGCCATCATCTGGGAGGGCGACGACCCCGCCGACGACAAGAAGATCACCTACAAGGAGCTGCATGAGCAGGTCTGCCGTCTGGCGGGCGGCCTGAAGTCGCTGGGCGCCAAGAAGGGCGACCGCATCACCATCTACATGCCGATGATCCCCGAAGCCGCGGTGGCCATGCTCGCCTGCACGCGCATCGGGGCCATCCACTCGGTGGTCTTCGGCGGCTTCTCGCCGGACTCCCTGGCCAACCGCATCCAGGACTGCGATTCCAACATCGTGATCACCGCCGACGAAGGCGTGCGCGGCGGACGCAGCATCCCCTTGAAGAAGAACACCGACGCGGCGCTCGCCAAGTGCCCCTCGGTCCAGCACGTGGTGACCGTCAAGCGCACCGGCGGCGACATCGCCTGGAGCGAGGGCCGCGACGTCTGGTACCATGAGCTCTGCGCCCAGGCCTCCCCGGACACGCCGGCCGAGGAGATGAACGCGGAGGATCCGCTCTTCATCCTCTACACCTCCGGCTCGACCGGTAAGCCCAAGGGCGTGCTGCACACCACCGGCGGCTACATGGTCTACGCCGCCATGACCCATCAGTACGTCTTCGACTATCACGACGGGGACGTCTACTGGTGCACCGCCGATGTCGGCTGGGTCACGGGCCACAGCTACATCCTCTATGGCCCGCTCGCCAACGGGGCCACGACCCTGATGTTCGAAGGCGTGCCGAACTATCCCGACGCCTCGCGCTTCTGGCAGGTCTGCGAGAAGCACGGCGTCAACAGCTTCTACACCGCGCCCACGGCGATCCGCGCGCTGATGCGCGAGGGCAACGGGCCGGTGGAGAGTTGCGACCTCTCAAGCCTGCGCCTGCTGGGCTCGGTCGGCGAGCCGATCAACCCGGAGGCCTGGAAGTGGTACTACGAGGTGGTCGGCGGCGAGAAATGTCCCATCGTCGACACCTGGTGGCAGACCGAGACCGGCGGCATCCTGATCACGCCGCTGCCCGGCGCCACCCCCTTGAAGCCCGGTTCGGCCACGCGGCCCTTCTTCGGCATCAAGCCGGAGATCGTCGATGCCGACGGCAAGGTCCTGGAGGGCGCGACCGAGGGCAACCTCTGCATCGCCGATTCCTGGCCGGGCCAGATGCGCACGGTCTTCGGCGACCACGAGCGCTTCGTGCAGACCTATTTCTCGGCCTACAAGGGCAAGTACTTCACCGGCGACGGCTGCCGCCGGGACGAGGACGGCTACTACTGGATCACGGGCCGCGTCGACGACGTGATCAACGTCTCCGGCCACCGCATGGGCACCGCCGAGGTCGAGTCCTCCCTGGTCGCCCACGAGAAGGTGGCCGAGGCCGCCGTGGTCGGCTACCCGCACGACGTGAAGGGCCAGGGCATCTACGCCTACGTGACCCTCAACGCCAGCGAAGAGCCGAGCGAGGAGCTGCGCAAGGAGCTGGTGCAGTGGGTCCGCAAGGACATCGGCCCCATCGCCAGCCCTGACCTGATCCAGTTCGCGCCGGGCCTGCCCAAGACCCGCTCGGGCAAGATCATGCGCCGCATCCTGCGCAAGATCGCCGAGAACGACTACGGCAGCCTGGGCGACACCTCGACCCTCGCCGACCCCGGCGTGGTCGACGACCTGATCGAGAACCGCCAGAACCGCTAA
- a CDS encoding PLP-dependent aminotransferase family protein, with the protein MPDTKDSRGSRAPLLQVTLDPAAGPLYRQLYEAVRRAVLEGKLAPGTRLPPSRTLAGELGCSRNTVINAYDQLHAEGYLEGKVGAGSYVSDVLPEALLTARPLPRTLAGARLKPRSLSQRGQSLSPLHQARGQTPKRPDRAFLPGLPDPDHFPFDLWSRLLARSWRRPATGLIRSGGAGGLPALREALALYLRRARDLDCTPEQVLITGGAQQAVSLAAQLLLDPGDTAVMEEPGYPGLRGPLLAAGLKIAPVPVDGEGLSVSHLRRRAPEARMAVVAPSHHYPLCTVMSLKRRLELLDWARESEAWILEDDYDSEYRYAGRPLAALQALDSPAAGGQGRVLYIGSFSKVLFPSIRLGYLVVPPDLAERFERGRAALDEHSSMIAQPALAAFLSEGHFAAHLRRTRLLYAARQEALLAAAKEHLSGLLTLEPDEAGLHLIARPSEALARRLTDKQMEERAATRGLACRALSRYYQETPGQRGLLLGYAAVPEDAMGQACRDLADALGPAAR; encoded by the coding sequence ATGCCGGATACGAAGGACAGCAGGGGGTCGCGCGCGCCGCTTCTGCAGGTGACGTTGGACCCCGCGGCGGGCCCGCTCTACCGACAGCTCTACGAGGCGGTGCGCCGCGCCGTGCTGGAGGGCAAGCTGGCGCCCGGCACGCGCCTGCCGCCAAGCCGCACGCTGGCGGGCGAGCTCGGCTGCTCGCGCAACACCGTGATAAACGCCTACGACCAGCTTCACGCCGAGGGTTACCTGGAGGGCAAGGTCGGCGCGGGCAGCTACGTCTCCGACGTCTTGCCGGAGGCGCTGCTGACCGCCCGGCCGCTACCGCGCACGCTGGCGGGCGCGCGGCTGAAACCGCGCAGTCTCTCCCAGCGGGGCCAGTCGCTGAGCCCGCTGCATCAGGCGCGCGGACAGACGCCCAAGCGGCCCGACAGGGCCTTTCTGCCCGGGCTTCCGGACCCGGACCACTTTCCCTTCGATCTCTGGTCGCGGCTGCTGGCCCGTTCCTGGCGGCGGCCGGCGACGGGCCTGATCCGCAGCGGCGGCGCGGGCGGACTTCCGGCGCTGCGCGAGGCGCTGGCGCTCTACCTGCGGCGCGCGCGCGACCTGGACTGCACCCCCGAACAGGTGCTGATCACCGGCGGCGCGCAACAGGCGGTCTCGCTGGCCGCGCAACTGCTGCTAGACCCCGGCGACACGGCGGTGATGGAGGAGCCGGGCTATCCCGGGCTGCGCGGCCCGCTGCTGGCCGCGGGCCTCAAGATCGCGCCGGTGCCGGTGGACGGCGAGGGCCTTTCGGTCTCCCACCTGAGACGGCGCGCGCCCGAGGCGCGCATGGCCGTGGTCGCGCCGTCCCACCACTATCCGCTCTGCACCGTCATGAGCCTGAAGCGGCGGCTGGAGCTGCTCGACTGGGCGCGCGAGAGCGAGGCCTGGATCCTTGAGGACGACTACGACAGCGAGTACCGCTACGCGGGCCGCCCGCTGGCGGCGCTCCAGGCGCTCGACAGCCCGGCGGCGGGCGGTCAGGGCCGCGTGCTCTATATCGGCAGTTTCTCCAAGGTGCTCTTCCCCTCGATCCGGCTCGGCTATCTGGTGGTGCCGCCCGATCTGGCAGAGCGCTTCGAGCGGGGCCGCGCCGCGCTCGACGAGCACAGCTCCATGATCGCCCAGCCCGCGCTGGCCGCCTTCCTCTCAGAGGGGCATTTCGCAGCCCACCTCCGGCGCACCCGCCTGCTCTACGCCGCGCGGCAGGAAGCGCTGCTGGCCGCGGCGAAGGAGCATCTCTCCGGGCTTCTGACCCTGGAGCCGGACGAGGCCGGCCTGCACCTGATCGCCCGCCCCTCGGAAGCGCTGGCCCGCCGCTTGACCGACAAGCAGATGGAAGAACGCGCCGCAACCCGCGGCCTCGCCTGCCGCGCGCTCTCCCGCTACTACCAGGAGACGCCCGGCCAGCGCGGCCTGCTCCTCGGCTATGCCGCCGTTCCGGAAGACGCCATGGGCCAAGCCTGCCGCGACCTCGCCGACGCCCTGGGCCCGGCGGCCCGCTGA
- a CDS encoding pyridoxamine 5'-phosphate oxidase family protein produces the protein MPKTTPKTTPKNSHTPNDAYPKTDRTRVRRSHNRARYDREAVHAVLDAGFVCHVAYVIDGHPFVTPTAYWREGERVYWHGSAASRMIKKIREGVPVCFNASLFDGLVLARSGFHSSVNYRSVTIYGQAQQVEGREAKEKALEGLFQRMMPGRWETLRAPTTQEMKATSVLWLPLEEAVAKIREGGPIEDEADLELPIWSGVLPVRQVVEKPWTDPLSKGLAVPDHVEGFKIG, from the coding sequence ATGCCTAAGACCACGCCCAAGACCACGCCCAAGAACAGCCACACGCCGAACGACGCCTACCCCAAGACCGACCGGACCAGGGTCAGGCGCAGCCACAACCGGGCGCGCTACGACCGCGAGGCGGTGCACGCCGTGCTCGACGCCGGGTTCGTCTGCCATGTCGCCTATGTCATCGACGGCCATCCCTTCGTGACCCCGACCGCCTACTGGCGCGAGGGCGAGCGGGTCTACTGGCACGGCTCGGCGGCGAGCCGCATGATCAAGAAGATCCGCGAGGGCGTGCCTGTCTGCTTCAACGCCTCGCTTTTCGACGGGCTGGTGCTGGCGCGCTCGGGCTTCCACAGCTCGGTCAACTACCGCTCCGTCACGATCTATGGTCAGGCGCAGCAGGTCGAGGGGCGAGAGGCCAAGGAAAAGGCCCTGGAAGGCCTGTTTCAGCGTATGATGCCGGGACGCTGGGAGACGCTGCGCGCGCCGACCACGCAGGAGATGAAAGCCACCTCCGTGCTCTGGCTGCCGCTGGAGGAGGCGGTCGCCAAGATCCGCGAAGGCGGCCCGATCGAAGACGAGGCCGACCTGGAGCTGCCGATCTGGAGCGGCGTGCTGCCGGTGCGCCAGGTGGTCGAGAAGCCCTGGACCGATCCGCTGTCGAAGGGTCTGGCCGTGCCCGACCACGTCGAGGGGTTCAAGATCGGTTAG
- a CDS encoding peroxiredoxin — translation MTDHQQLPEGLPVPEDDGGAAHLTGFRLPSVALPTTAGRIVDLSTLSGRWVVYAYPRTGEPGKDSPPGWNEIPGARGCTPQSCSFRDHHADLAALGAGVFGLSTQSSAYQREAVERLHLPFEILSDEEFRLTEALGLPTFETSGMRLLKRLTLILDDGQVTKVFYPVFPPDRSAEDVLEWLRAQPA, via the coding sequence ATGACCGACCACCAGCAACTGCCCGAAGGCCTGCCGGTGCCCGAAGACGACGGCGGGGCGGCGCATCTGACGGGCTTCCGCCTGCCCTCGGTGGCGCTGCCCACGACGGCGGGGCGGATCGTGGACCTCTCTACGCTCTCCGGGCGCTGGGTGGTTTACGCCTATCCGCGCACTGGCGAGCCCGGCAAGGACTCACCGCCGGGCTGGAACGAGATTCCCGGCGCGCGCGGCTGCACCCCGCAGAGCTGTTCCTTCCGCGATCACCATGCCGACCTGGCCGCGCTGGGTGCGGGGGTCTTCGGCCTTTCGACCCAGAGCAGCGCCTACCAGCGCGAGGCGGTGGAACGGCTGCATCTTCCCTTCGAGATTTTGAGCGACGAGGAGTTCAGGCTGACCGAGGCGCTGGGTCTCCCGACCTTCGAGACCTCCGGCATGCGGCTCTTGAAGCGCCTGACCCTGATCCTGGACGACGGGCAGGTGACCAAGGTCTTCTACCCCGTCTTCCCGCCCGACCGCAGCGCGGAGGATGTGCTGGAGTGGCTGCGCGCCCAACCGGCCTGA
- a CDS encoding cytochrome c: protein MMRPLLLSALASVVFALPVRAEPDGQALYLQHCASCHGAALEGEPDWRTRKPDGKLPAPPHDESGHTWHHPDPQLFAITKYGIEALVPNYASDMGGYEEILSDQEIWAVLDYIKSQWPDEIRKTQAEITARAAQQ from the coding sequence ATGATGAGACCCTTACTCCTCTCCGCTCTCGCCAGCGTTGTCTTCGCCCTTCCGGTCCGCGCCGAGCCGGACGGTCAGGCCCTCTATCTGCAGCACTGCGCTTCGTGCCACGGCGCCGCGCTGGAGGGCGAGCCGGACTGGCGGACCCGCAAGCCGGACGGAAAGCTGCCTGCCCCGCCGCACGACGAGAGCGGCCACACCTGGCACCACCCGGACCCGCAGCTCTTCGCCATCACCAAGTACGGGATCGAGGCGCTGGTGCCGAACTACGCCTCGGACATGGGCGGGTACGAGGAGATTCTGAGCGATCAGGAAATCTGGGCCGTGCTGGACTACATCAAGAGCCAGTGGCCGGACGAGATCCGCAAAACGCAGGCCGAGATCACGGCCCGGGCCGCCCAACAGTAG